One window from the genome of Natrialba magadii ATCC 43099 encodes:
- a CDS encoding Cdc6/Cdc18 family protein, producing the protein MSANDDRDPLFRYDDPVFADERLLEITHLPGPDRIVGRDEQMQRVADALNPAIFGSEPNHLFIFGKTGTGKSLISRSVTKRVISEARRDDVTVKYAFIDCGEQNTEASIIKTIAQLVNDSSESGITVPDRGLGTGDYYKRLWQAVDRCTDVTIVILDEIDMLEDDEVLRKLSRAGENRRISDSSIGIIGISNKIDFPDHLSERVKSSLSRDELVFSPYDANQLVEILEKRRDAFHDGVLSGDVIPLTAALAAQEHGDARKAIDILRNAGRIAKKQNATRVTADHVRDAKEKTEADRFNELIEGSPQQAKAILYSLTLLTENSTEKEFPTKIIYNQYKEVANRLDFDVLSERRVQEILQEQNFLNVIQSEREGRGRGRGAHAKHRLLENPSIVKKVLLRDSRLAPLEEGGRDAGESETDGERTGKNDSTDEHERAEESGSDEQSSVGHWS; encoded by the coding sequence ATGTCCGCCAACGACGATCGCGACCCACTCTTTCGGTACGACGATCCGGTCTTTGCCGACGAGCGATTGCTCGAAATCACGCATCTGCCCGGTCCGGACCGCATCGTCGGCCGGGACGAACAGATGCAACGGGTAGCGGACGCCCTGAATCCGGCCATCTTCGGGAGCGAGCCCAACCACCTGTTCATCTTCGGCAAGACCGGGACCGGCAAGTCGCTCATTTCGCGCTCGGTGACAAAGCGCGTGATCAGCGAAGCACGCCGGGACGACGTGACGGTAAAGTACGCCTTCATCGACTGTGGCGAACAGAACACCGAAGCCTCGATCATCAAGACGATCGCCCAACTCGTCAACGACTCGAGTGAAAGCGGGATCACGGTTCCCGACCGCGGCCTCGGAACCGGCGACTACTACAAGCGCCTCTGGCAGGCCGTCGACCGCTGTACTGACGTGACGATCGTTATTCTGGATGAGATCGACATGCTCGAGGACGACGAAGTCCTCCGCAAACTCTCGCGTGCGGGCGAGAACCGTCGCATTTCGGACTCGAGTATCGGGATCATCGGCATCTCGAACAAGATCGACTTTCCGGACCATCTCTCCGAGCGCGTCAAGTCGAGTCTTTCGCGGGACGAACTCGTCTTCTCGCCGTACGATGCAAATCAGCTCGTCGAAATCCTCGAGAAGCGCCGCGACGCGTTCCACGACGGCGTGCTCTCCGGTGACGTAATCCCACTCACGGCCGCGCTCGCGGCACAGGAACATGGAGACGCGCGGAAGGCAATCGACATCCTGCGGAACGCGGGTCGGATTGCGAAGAAGCAGAACGCGACGCGCGTGACGGCGGATCACGTCCGCGACGCGAAGGAGAAGACCGAGGCCGACCGGTTCAACGAACTCATCGAGGGCTCCCCACAGCAGGCCAAAGCGATTCTGTACTCGCTGACGCTGCTCACCGAGAACAGCACGGAAAAGGAGTTCCCGACGAAGATCATCTACAACCAGTATAAGGAGGTCGCGAACCGACTCGACTTCGACGTGCTCTCCGAGCGCCGGGTCCAGGAAATCCTCCAGGAGCAGAACTTCCTCAACGTCATTCAGTCCGAACGCGAGGGGCGGGGACGCGGGCGCGGGGCGCACGCGAAACATCGACTCCTCGAGAACCCGTCGATAGTCAAGAAGGTGCTGCTGCGAGATTCGCGACTCGCGCCGCTGGAAGAGGGTGGTCGTGATGCAGGCGAGTCCGAGACGGACGGCGAACGCACGGGGAAGAACGATTCAACTGACGAACACGAGAGAGCGGAGGAGTCGGGGTCCGACGAACAGTCGAGTGTCGGCCACTGGTCGTAA